Below is a window of Cytophagaceae bacterium DNA.
TATCCTTGTATTTTTCAGGTACATGGCCTATGGTTTTCCATTTTTTCTGTAACTCAATAATTTTATTCGTATTAGGAGCCGAATGATCACCTGTTGCCAAAATTTCGTCCGCAGCTATACATAGTTCTTCTTTGGCTTTATAATTGGCCTCACGCTTTGCTTCCAATTTTGCAAAAAACTCACTTTTATTTTTGAAAAACTGCTTTAAAGAATGCCAGAAATCTTTGCTGACATCTTTGCCTTTTTCACGTGGCATTGCTCCTTTTATGGAATTCCATTGTTCCTGAATTTCAATTACCTCTTTTGACTTGGCGTTCCATTCGTTAATGCTGTCACTTTGGAAGGTTAAATAGCCCTTCAAATTTTCAAGTATTTGATTTTTAGCTTTATAAGTATCTTCCAAAAGGGTCTGATTTTCTTTACCCAACTCCCTTTTCTTCTCATAGATCACATCAAAAGCGGCTTTAAGCCTAGCCCAAAGTGCATCCTGTTCTTCTCTTATTCCCGGACCAATATGCTTGTATTCAGCCAAAAGGTCATTGGCTTTCTTCAAAACTACATTGGTAAGTGGTGAGTCTTTCAATTCCCCGGCAATGGCCTCGATTTTGATTACTACCCCTTCCTTATTTATTATATTTTTTTTGCGATCAAGATCTTTGAGCTCGTTTTGGATACTCCTAATGTCAAAATACCTGTCCACAAGGGCATTATAAGCCGACCAAAGTGTACCATTGTGCGGTGAATTTACATTCCCTGCATTTTTCCATTCGGTTTGTAGCTTTTTGAAGGCTTCCCAATTGTTTTTTGATTCTCCTTTCTCTTCGGTATCGACGATTTCTCTTAATTGCTGTAGCAACCTTGTCTTAACCTCAAAATAATCTTCTCTTTCTCTTTCAAGTTTTTGAAAAAATGCCTGACGCTGGTCTCTGATTTGTATCAAAATTCCTTCAAAACGAATAGAATAATTGTCATTCCTGAAATCAAATCCTTCCTGATTTCCGTTTTCGGCAATATATAATTTTCGGGCCTCGGCTTTTTCCTGAGCATGCAGGTCGTCAAATGAAACCCGAACTATTTTAAGTACGTTGTCAATATTCTTAACATCAGCCACGCTTAGATTGCGGGACTGCATGGCATGAAGCATCTTGTCGGCCAGATCAACGAAGTCTTTCTTGGAATAATTACTGAAATCGTCATCAAAATGTGTGACAGTCGAAATCTCCTCAATTTCTTCCAGGTCTTCCTGTATTTCATCTCCCATTTCAGGCAAATCAGTTTTGATTTCTGCTGCCGGCTCCTCCGAAGTTTCAGTAGGTTCTGATGTTGCAGTGATATCAGTCATTTTTTCCTCTGAAATATTTTCTGAACTTTGTGGCACAGAAGCTGTTATTTCCGGGGCTGATTCCTGGGTAATTTCTTCCTCAACAGAAACTATTGTTTCCGGAGTCTCCGAAGTTTGGTTTTCGGCATTGATGACTACTTTTTCATCAATGTTGCTGGCTGGTTCTAAACTAGGTTCGATCATTAAAAATTTTTGATGCTTTTTGTGATGCAAATTTAATAATAATACGTAATAATAATAATAAAGGTTGATAATTATGGGAGATACAGATATTTCGAAACTTCGTCAAAATTACACCAAACTTGAACTTACAGAAGCCCTTGCCAGCACCGACCCAATGAAGCAGTTCTCGGAATGGTTTGATAATGCACTAAAATCAGGTATTTTAGAGCCTAATGCAATGATTGTCTCTACTGTAAGCGGTGGAAAACCAAAATCGAGGGTGATATTATTGAAAGGATTTGATGAGAGAGGTTTTGTTTTTTTTACCAATTACAGCAGTCACAAAGGGCAGGAATTGGAAGAAAATGCCGAAGGAAACATGACTTTTTTCTGGGATAAACTTGAAAGACAGGTAAGGATCGAAGGAAAACTTGAAAAAATATCTCAGGAAGAGTCCTCAGAATATTTCTGGTCGCGACCAAGAGAAAGCCAGATTGGAGCCTGGGTCAGCAACCAAAGTGAGGTGATTGCCGGACGGGAGGTATTGGACGAAAAGCTGGCTTTTTATCATGAAAAATTCAAAAATGAAGTAATTGTACCTAAGCCTGAGCATTGGGGCGGATACCTTTTAAGACCAGAAACGATAGAATTTTGGCAAGGAAGACCCAACAGATTGCATGACCGCCTGCTCTACACTTTAGAAGGGAGCGTTTGGAAAAGAGAAAGGTTAAGTCCCTAAGATTATTGACCGGGTTTGGAAATCCTGCTTTTTCTAAGGTTTTTGGGTCTCTTTTCGGTCGAAATTTTGATTCCAATCAAATCGCGTATTACCACCGAAGCTGCCACTCCGCCAAAGGCTGCAGGAAGGTAAGAAATGGTACCGTATGCTGAATGTTTGAAATTGCTGCCATCGGTCAAAATAAGAGAGTTTTTGTCCATTTCTTCTGTTGAAAATACGGCCTTAATGCCTGCTCCTACGGAAAGTTTTTTTAGTCTTTTTCTTATATAAAAAGCTAATTTACAAACCATTGTGTCATAAAGGTCAGCTACCCGTATTTTGGTTGGGTCGGTTTTTCCACCGGCTCCCATGCTACTTACTATCCGTTGGTTGGTTTTGGCAGCCATACTCAGTAAGGTGAGCTTTGGCGTGATGCTGTCAATGCAATCCATCACATAATCAAAATGATTTTGAAGCAAATCTTCACATTTTTCAGGTGTAAGAAAATCCTGAATCACATGCAATTTCAATTCCGGATTGATCGCCAATAGCCTCTCCCCCATCCATTGGGCTTTGGGCACACCATGGGTGGTAAATAATGCGGGAAGCTGACGGTTTCGGTTGGTGGGATCAACCACATCACC
It encodes the following:
- a CDS encoding DUF349 domain-containing protein — protein: MGDEIQEDLEEIEEISTVTHFDDDFSNYSKKDFVDLADKMLHAMQSRNLSVADVKNIDNVLKIVRVSFDDLHAQEKAEARKLYIAENGNQEGFDFRNDNYSIRFEGILIQIRDQRQAFFQKLEREREDYFEVKTRLLQQLREIVDTEEKGESKNNWEAFKKLQTEWKNAGNVNSPHNGTLWSAYNALVDRYFDIRSIQNELKDLDRKKNIINKEGVVIKIEAIAGELKDSPLTNVVLKKANDLLAEYKHIGPGIREEQDALWARLKAAFDVIYEKKRELGKENQTLLEDTYKAKNQILENLKGYLTFQSDSINEWNAKSKEVIEIQEQWNSIKGAMPREKGKDVSKDFWHSLKQFFKNKSEFFAKLEAKREANYKAKEELCIAADEILATGDHSAPNTNKIIELQKKWKTIGHVPEKYKDTLYNKFKATCDQYFDLKRNETKAQDSEYDSNLAAKVAICVEVEKAAADGNSELSKLSDYKKKFAAIGFVPRKNMQEIQSRFIKAINEYVKSASGIDKSEKDKLMLQNEAEVVLKSGGNSKNLDKQENEIRRKMKTLEEEITLTKNNIEFFGHSKNAEKLKEEYMKKVRKGEQELKDLQDKLRLINAAN
- the pdxH gene encoding pyridoxamine 5'-phosphate oxidase, encoding MGDTDISKLRQNYTKLELTEALASTDPMKQFSEWFDNALKSGILEPNAMIVSTVSGGKPKSRVILLKGFDERGFVFFTNYSSHKGQELEENAEGNMTFFWDKLERQVRIEGKLEKISQEESSEYFWSRPRESQIGAWVSNQSEVIAGREVLDEKLAFYHEKFKNEVIVPKPEHWGGYLLRPETIEFWQGRPNRLHDRLLYTLEGSVWKRERLSP
- a CDS encoding tRNA threonylcarbamoyladenosine dehydratase, giving the protein MKDLAWLSRSELLIGTQNIEKLQNSHVLIVGLGGVGSFAAEFICRAGVGEMTIVDGDVVDPTNRNRQLPALFTTHGVPKAQWMGERLLAINPELKLHVIQDFLTPEKCEDLLQNHFDYVMDCIDSITPKLTLLSMAAKTNQRIVSSMGAGGKTDPTKIRVADLYDTMVCKLAFYIRKRLKKLSVGAGIKAVFSTEEMDKNSLILTDGSNFKHSAYGTISYLPAAFGGVAASVVIRDLIGIKISTEKRPKNLRKSRISKPGQ